In Doryrhamphus excisus isolate RoL2022-K1 chromosome 7, RoL_Dexc_1.0, whole genome shotgun sequence, one genomic interval encodes:
- the LOC131132633 gene encoding protocadherin alpha-C2-like isoform X1, protein MAPSRTQALLLAAVTFNALWGSALAITRYSIPEEMEEGSFVANLATDLGLDVRSMVERQAKLDVIHSKNYLDINKDTGELIIREKIDRESICMTKTTSCFLKMDVILENPIRIFNIELEIMDINDNAPVFRRKTIYLDVSEATPPGERFSLTNAVDADVGANSIKTYYLSKSKYFSIDIQTGSDGSKYVDLVLDGNLDREMDQVHHLILTAVDGGVPPRSGTASIIINVLDINDNAPVFSQAVFEVDVSENTVAGSVVMTLNATDLDEGTNAQLLYSYTLYTSEKTQELFSLDPNSGEIKVKGVIDFEESQNFEMHIQAQDRGAAPLSGHCKVMVSVTDLNDNYPELTIKSLKSAVMENAAVGTLIAVVGVGDRDSGNNGEVELSLSQQGSLPFALHPSSEGYFELLISKPLDREIQSKYEITLRVSDKGSPPLSESETFTLEIHDINDNAPTFPRSFYTIHVMENNLPGALLTSLSAFDPDLNENQYLVYFIMEKEIVNTSMSMLFSINPENGDLYALKTFDYEREREYLFHIEARDSGVPPLSSNVTVHIIILDQNDNTPVIVSPWRAQGSVVEEVIPRSTDKGHLVAKVIAIDADSEQNARVTYQLLQISDSSLFSLDQYNGEIRTTRMFSYRDPRQQRLVIVAKDNGDPALSATVTVKISTVENAMAFSETTELPLEYDVFTDLNLYLVIGLGAVSFLLLITILVIIVLKCQKPKPKAIKIPPVNRNSVISRNSVISQRSSTIADSTLISSDAYWYSLFLAETRKGKVVVRQPIIPKGAGYFVSSIPRSIGPSETTESRASTLEQATRRELP, encoded by the exons ATGGCACCTTCACGGACACAAGCGCTCCTCCTCGCCGCCGTGACATTCAACGCACTGTGGGGGTCCGCGCTCGCCATCACCCGCTACTCCATTCCGGAGGAGATGGAAGAGGGTTCCTTTGTTGCGAACCTGGCCACGGATTTGGGTCTGGATGTGCGCAGCATGGTGGAACGGCAAGCCAAGCTGGACGTCATTCACAGCAAAAATTACCTCGACATCAACAAAGACACCGGTGAGCTGATCATCCGTGAGAAGATCGACAGGGAAAGCATCTGCATGACGAAAACAACCTCATGCTTCCTGAAAATGGATGTCATACTCGAAAACCCCATACGTATCTTTAACATCGAGCTGGAGATCATGGACATCAACGACAACGCGCCAGTGTTCCGGAGGAAGACCATTTATTTGGATGTTTCCGAGGCAACCCCTCCCGGTGAGAGATTCTCCTTAACAAATGCTGTAGATGCAGATGTTGGCGCTAATTCCATCAAGACTTACTACCTAAGCAAGAGCAAATATTTCAGCATTGACATTCAAACTGGCAGCGACGGCTCCAAATATGTCGACTTGGTTCTTGATGGCAATCTGGACCGGGAGATGGATCAAGTGCATCATCTGATTTTAACCGCCGTGGATGGAGGGGTTCCTCCCCGATCCGGTACagccagtattattattaacgtGCTGGATATCAATGACAATGCCCCCGTTTTCAGCCAAGCCGTATTTGAAGTGGACGTTTCGGAGAACACCGTTGCCGGCAGCGTGGTTATGACTTTAAACGCAACAGATTTGGATGAAGGCACAAACGCCCAGTTGCTCTACTCGTACACGCTCTACACATCTGAGAAGACCCAGGAGCTCTTCTCGCTTGACCCAAATTCCGGCGAGATCAAGGTGAAGGGCGTGATTGATTTTGAGGAGAGTCAGAATTTCGAGATGCACATCCAAGCTCAGGACAGGGGGGCCGCCCCGCTGTCGGGTCACTGTAAGGTGATGGTGTCCGTCACAGATTTAAACGACAACTACCCCGAGTTGACCATTAAGTCGCTAAAAAGCGCCGTGATGGAGAACGCCGCCGTGGGGACGCTGATCGCGGTGGTCGGCGTCGGCGACAGGGACTCCGGGAACAACGGCGAGGTGGAGCTCAGCCTCAGTCAGCAGGGAAGCCTGCCCTTCGCCCTCCATCCGTCCTCCGAGGGCTACTTTGAGCTTCTGATCTCAAAGCCGCTGGACAGAGAGATACAGAGCAAATATGAAATCACGCTGCGAGTGTCCGATAAAGGCTCGCCGCCGCTGAGTGAAAGCGAGACCTTCACCTTGGAGATTCATGATATTAACGACAATGCGCCCACGTTCCCCCGGTCCTTCTACACCATCCACGTTATGGAGAACAACCTACCGGGGGCGTTGCTCACGTCTCTGAGCGCCTTTGACCCGGATCTGAATGAGAACCAATACTTGGTGTATTTCATAATGGAGAAAGAGATCGTGAACACGTCCATGTCGATGCTCTTCTCCATCAACCCAGAGAACGGAGACCTTTACGCTCTCAAGACGTTTGACTACGAAAGAGAGAGGGAGTATCTTTTCCACATCGAGGCGAGGGACTCGGGTGTTCCTCCACTGAGCAGCAATGTGACGGTTCACATCATAATTCTGGACCAAAACGACAACACCCCCGTCATCGTGTCGCCGTGGCGGGCACAAGGGTCTGTGGTGGAAGAGGTGATACCAAGGTCGACGGATAAGGGACATTTGGTGGCCAAAGTGATCGCCATCGATGCCGATTCCGAGCAGAACGCCCGAGTCACATACCAGCTCTTGCAAATCAGCGACAGCAGCCTCTTCAGTCTGGACCAATACAACGGCGAGATTCGGACAACCAGGATGTTCAGCTACCGAGACCCCCGGCAACAACGTCTCGTCATTGTCGCCAAAGACAACGGCGACCCCGCTCTCTCCGCCACCGTCACCGTTAAAATATCCACAGTGGAAAACGCTATGGCCTTTTCAGAGACCACAGAGTTGCCGCTGGAGTACGACGTCTTCACAGACCTCAACTTGTATTTAGTCATCGGCCTGGGCGCCGTTTCCTTCCTGCTGCTCATTACCATCTTGGTTATTATTGTGCTGAAGTGTCAAAAGCCAAAACCGAAGGCCATCAAGATCCCACCGGTGAACAGGAACAGCGTGATCAGCAGGAACAGCGTGATCAGCCAGAGGAGCTCCACCATCGCGGACTCCACTCTGATCTCCAGCGACGCCTACTGGTACAGTCTGTTCCTGGCAGAGACCAGGAAAGGCAAAGTGGTTGTGAGACAGCCCATAATTCCCAAAGGAGCCGGGTATTTTGTGTCCAGTATACCCAGGAGCATAGGACCGAGCGAGACCACAGAGTCCAGAGCGTCCACCCTGGAG CAGGCAACCAGAAGGGAACTGCCGTGA
- the LOC131132633 gene encoding protocadherin alpha-C2-like isoform X2, which produces MAPSRTQALLLAAVTFNALWGSALAITRYSIPEEMEEGSFVANLATDLGLDVRSMVERQAKLDVIHSKNYLDINKDTGELIIREKIDRESICMTKTTSCFLKMDVILENPIRIFNIELEIMDINDNAPVFRRKTIYLDVSEATPPGERFSLTNAVDADVGANSIKTYYLSKSKYFSIDIQTGSDGSKYVDLVLDGNLDREMDQVHHLILTAVDGGVPPRSGTASIIINVLDINDNAPVFSQAVFEVDVSENTVAGSVVMTLNATDLDEGTNAQLLYSYTLYTSEKTQELFSLDPNSGEIKVKGVIDFEESQNFEMHIQAQDRGAAPLSGHCKVMVSVTDLNDNYPELTIKSLKSAVMENAAVGTLIAVVGVGDRDSGNNGEVELSLSQQGSLPFALHPSSEGYFELLISKPLDREIQSKYEITLRVSDKGSPPLSESETFTLEIHDINDNAPTFPRSFYTIHVMENNLPGALLTSLSAFDPDLNENQYLVYFIMEKEIVNTSMSMLFSINPENGDLYALKTFDYEREREYLFHIEARDSGVPPLSSNVTVHIIILDQNDNTPVIVSPWRAQGSVVEEVIPRSTDKGHLVAKVIAIDADSEQNARVTYQLLQISDSSLFSLDQYNGEIRTTRMFSYRDPRQQRLVIVAKDNGDPALSATVTVKISTVENAMAFSETTELPLEYDVFTDLNLYLVIGLGAVSFLLLITILVIIVLKCQKPKPKAIKIPPVNRNSVISRNSVISQRSSTIADSTLISSDAYWYSLFLAETRKGKVVVRQPIIPKGAGYFVSSIPRSIGPSETTESRASTLEATRRELP; this is translated from the exons ATGGCACCTTCACGGACACAAGCGCTCCTCCTCGCCGCCGTGACATTCAACGCACTGTGGGGGTCCGCGCTCGCCATCACCCGCTACTCCATTCCGGAGGAGATGGAAGAGGGTTCCTTTGTTGCGAACCTGGCCACGGATTTGGGTCTGGATGTGCGCAGCATGGTGGAACGGCAAGCCAAGCTGGACGTCATTCACAGCAAAAATTACCTCGACATCAACAAAGACACCGGTGAGCTGATCATCCGTGAGAAGATCGACAGGGAAAGCATCTGCATGACGAAAACAACCTCATGCTTCCTGAAAATGGATGTCATACTCGAAAACCCCATACGTATCTTTAACATCGAGCTGGAGATCATGGACATCAACGACAACGCGCCAGTGTTCCGGAGGAAGACCATTTATTTGGATGTTTCCGAGGCAACCCCTCCCGGTGAGAGATTCTCCTTAACAAATGCTGTAGATGCAGATGTTGGCGCTAATTCCATCAAGACTTACTACCTAAGCAAGAGCAAATATTTCAGCATTGACATTCAAACTGGCAGCGACGGCTCCAAATATGTCGACTTGGTTCTTGATGGCAATCTGGACCGGGAGATGGATCAAGTGCATCATCTGATTTTAACCGCCGTGGATGGAGGGGTTCCTCCCCGATCCGGTACagccagtattattattaacgtGCTGGATATCAATGACAATGCCCCCGTTTTCAGCCAAGCCGTATTTGAAGTGGACGTTTCGGAGAACACCGTTGCCGGCAGCGTGGTTATGACTTTAAACGCAACAGATTTGGATGAAGGCACAAACGCCCAGTTGCTCTACTCGTACACGCTCTACACATCTGAGAAGACCCAGGAGCTCTTCTCGCTTGACCCAAATTCCGGCGAGATCAAGGTGAAGGGCGTGATTGATTTTGAGGAGAGTCAGAATTTCGAGATGCACATCCAAGCTCAGGACAGGGGGGCCGCCCCGCTGTCGGGTCACTGTAAGGTGATGGTGTCCGTCACAGATTTAAACGACAACTACCCCGAGTTGACCATTAAGTCGCTAAAAAGCGCCGTGATGGAGAACGCCGCCGTGGGGACGCTGATCGCGGTGGTCGGCGTCGGCGACAGGGACTCCGGGAACAACGGCGAGGTGGAGCTCAGCCTCAGTCAGCAGGGAAGCCTGCCCTTCGCCCTCCATCCGTCCTCCGAGGGCTACTTTGAGCTTCTGATCTCAAAGCCGCTGGACAGAGAGATACAGAGCAAATATGAAATCACGCTGCGAGTGTCCGATAAAGGCTCGCCGCCGCTGAGTGAAAGCGAGACCTTCACCTTGGAGATTCATGATATTAACGACAATGCGCCCACGTTCCCCCGGTCCTTCTACACCATCCACGTTATGGAGAACAACCTACCGGGGGCGTTGCTCACGTCTCTGAGCGCCTTTGACCCGGATCTGAATGAGAACCAATACTTGGTGTATTTCATAATGGAGAAAGAGATCGTGAACACGTCCATGTCGATGCTCTTCTCCATCAACCCAGAGAACGGAGACCTTTACGCTCTCAAGACGTTTGACTACGAAAGAGAGAGGGAGTATCTTTTCCACATCGAGGCGAGGGACTCGGGTGTTCCTCCACTGAGCAGCAATGTGACGGTTCACATCATAATTCTGGACCAAAACGACAACACCCCCGTCATCGTGTCGCCGTGGCGGGCACAAGGGTCTGTGGTGGAAGAGGTGATACCAAGGTCGACGGATAAGGGACATTTGGTGGCCAAAGTGATCGCCATCGATGCCGATTCCGAGCAGAACGCCCGAGTCACATACCAGCTCTTGCAAATCAGCGACAGCAGCCTCTTCAGTCTGGACCAATACAACGGCGAGATTCGGACAACCAGGATGTTCAGCTACCGAGACCCCCGGCAACAACGTCTCGTCATTGTCGCCAAAGACAACGGCGACCCCGCTCTCTCCGCCACCGTCACCGTTAAAATATCCACAGTGGAAAACGCTATGGCCTTTTCAGAGACCACAGAGTTGCCGCTGGAGTACGACGTCTTCACAGACCTCAACTTGTATTTAGTCATCGGCCTGGGCGCCGTTTCCTTCCTGCTGCTCATTACCATCTTGGTTATTATTGTGCTGAAGTGTCAAAAGCCAAAACCGAAGGCCATCAAGATCCCACCGGTGAACAGGAACAGCGTGATCAGCAGGAACAGCGTGATCAGCCAGAGGAGCTCCACCATCGCGGACTCCACTCTGATCTCCAGCGACGCCTACTGGTACAGTCTGTTCCTGGCAGAGACCAGGAAAGGCAAAGTGGTTGTGAGACAGCCCATAATTCCCAAAGGAGCCGGGTATTTTGTGTCCAGTATACCCAGGAGCATAGGACCGAGCGAGACCACAGAGTCCAGAGCGTCCACCCTGGAG GCAACCAGAAGGGAACTGCCGTGA
- the LOC131132633 gene encoding protocadherin alpha-C2-like isoform X3 has protein sequence MAPSRTQALLLAAVTFNALWGSALAITRYSIPEEMEEGSFVANLATDLGLDVRSMVERQAKLDVIHSKNYLDINKDTGELIIREKIDRESICMTKTTSCFLKMDVILENPIRIFNIELEIMDINDNAPVFRRKTIYLDVSEATPPGERFSLTNAVDADVGANSIKTYYLSKSKYFSIDIQTGSDGSKYVDLVLDGNLDREMDQVHHLILTAVDGGVPPRSGTASIIINVLDINDNAPVFSQAVFEVDVSENTVAGSVVMTLNATDLDEGTNAQLLYSYTLYTSEKTQELFSLDPNSGEIKVKGVIDFEESQNFEMHIQAQDRGAAPLSGHCKVMVSVTDLNDNYPELTIKSLKSAVMENAAVGTLIAVVGVGDRDSGNNGEVELSLSQQGSLPFALHPSSEGYFELLISKPLDREIQSKYEITLRVSDKGSPPLSESETFTLEIHDINDNAPTFPRSFYTIHVMENNLPGALLTSLSAFDPDLNENQYLVYFIMEKEIVNTSMSMLFSINPENGDLYALKTFDYEREREYLFHIEARDSGVPPLSSNVTVHIIILDQNDNTPVIVSPWRAQGSVVEEVIPRSTDKGHLVAKVIAIDADSEQNARVTYQLLQISDSSLFSLDQYNGEIRTTRMFSYRDPRQQRLVIVAKDNGDPALSATVTVKISTVENAMAFSETTELPLEYDVFTDLNLYLVIGLGAVSFLLLITILVIIVLKCQKPKPKAIKIPPVNRNSVISRNSVISQRSSTIADSTLISSDAYWYSLFLAETRKGKVVVRQPIIPKGAGYFVSSIPRSIGPSETTESRASTLEYSK, from the exons ATGGCACCTTCACGGACACAAGCGCTCCTCCTCGCCGCCGTGACATTCAACGCACTGTGGGGGTCCGCGCTCGCCATCACCCGCTACTCCATTCCGGAGGAGATGGAAGAGGGTTCCTTTGTTGCGAACCTGGCCACGGATTTGGGTCTGGATGTGCGCAGCATGGTGGAACGGCAAGCCAAGCTGGACGTCATTCACAGCAAAAATTACCTCGACATCAACAAAGACACCGGTGAGCTGATCATCCGTGAGAAGATCGACAGGGAAAGCATCTGCATGACGAAAACAACCTCATGCTTCCTGAAAATGGATGTCATACTCGAAAACCCCATACGTATCTTTAACATCGAGCTGGAGATCATGGACATCAACGACAACGCGCCAGTGTTCCGGAGGAAGACCATTTATTTGGATGTTTCCGAGGCAACCCCTCCCGGTGAGAGATTCTCCTTAACAAATGCTGTAGATGCAGATGTTGGCGCTAATTCCATCAAGACTTACTACCTAAGCAAGAGCAAATATTTCAGCATTGACATTCAAACTGGCAGCGACGGCTCCAAATATGTCGACTTGGTTCTTGATGGCAATCTGGACCGGGAGATGGATCAAGTGCATCATCTGATTTTAACCGCCGTGGATGGAGGGGTTCCTCCCCGATCCGGTACagccagtattattattaacgtGCTGGATATCAATGACAATGCCCCCGTTTTCAGCCAAGCCGTATTTGAAGTGGACGTTTCGGAGAACACCGTTGCCGGCAGCGTGGTTATGACTTTAAACGCAACAGATTTGGATGAAGGCACAAACGCCCAGTTGCTCTACTCGTACACGCTCTACACATCTGAGAAGACCCAGGAGCTCTTCTCGCTTGACCCAAATTCCGGCGAGATCAAGGTGAAGGGCGTGATTGATTTTGAGGAGAGTCAGAATTTCGAGATGCACATCCAAGCTCAGGACAGGGGGGCCGCCCCGCTGTCGGGTCACTGTAAGGTGATGGTGTCCGTCACAGATTTAAACGACAACTACCCCGAGTTGACCATTAAGTCGCTAAAAAGCGCCGTGATGGAGAACGCCGCCGTGGGGACGCTGATCGCGGTGGTCGGCGTCGGCGACAGGGACTCCGGGAACAACGGCGAGGTGGAGCTCAGCCTCAGTCAGCAGGGAAGCCTGCCCTTCGCCCTCCATCCGTCCTCCGAGGGCTACTTTGAGCTTCTGATCTCAAAGCCGCTGGACAGAGAGATACAGAGCAAATATGAAATCACGCTGCGAGTGTCCGATAAAGGCTCGCCGCCGCTGAGTGAAAGCGAGACCTTCACCTTGGAGATTCATGATATTAACGACAATGCGCCCACGTTCCCCCGGTCCTTCTACACCATCCACGTTATGGAGAACAACCTACCGGGGGCGTTGCTCACGTCTCTGAGCGCCTTTGACCCGGATCTGAATGAGAACCAATACTTGGTGTATTTCATAATGGAGAAAGAGATCGTGAACACGTCCATGTCGATGCTCTTCTCCATCAACCCAGAGAACGGAGACCTTTACGCTCTCAAGACGTTTGACTACGAAAGAGAGAGGGAGTATCTTTTCCACATCGAGGCGAGGGACTCGGGTGTTCCTCCACTGAGCAGCAATGTGACGGTTCACATCATAATTCTGGACCAAAACGACAACACCCCCGTCATCGTGTCGCCGTGGCGGGCACAAGGGTCTGTGGTGGAAGAGGTGATACCAAGGTCGACGGATAAGGGACATTTGGTGGCCAAAGTGATCGCCATCGATGCCGATTCCGAGCAGAACGCCCGAGTCACATACCAGCTCTTGCAAATCAGCGACAGCAGCCTCTTCAGTCTGGACCAATACAACGGCGAGATTCGGACAACCAGGATGTTCAGCTACCGAGACCCCCGGCAACAACGTCTCGTCATTGTCGCCAAAGACAACGGCGACCCCGCTCTCTCCGCCACCGTCACCGTTAAAATATCCACAGTGGAAAACGCTATGGCCTTTTCAGAGACCACAGAGTTGCCGCTGGAGTACGACGTCTTCACAGACCTCAACTTGTATTTAGTCATCGGCCTGGGCGCCGTTTCCTTCCTGCTGCTCATTACCATCTTGGTTATTATTGTGCTGAAGTGTCAAAAGCCAAAACCGAAGGCCATCAAGATCCCACCGGTGAACAGGAACAGCGTGATCAGCAGGAACAGCGTGATCAGCCAGAGGAGCTCCACCATCGCGGACTCCACTCTGATCTCCAGCGACGCCTACTGGTACAGTCTGTTCCTGGCAGAGACCAGGAAAGGCAAAGTGGTTGTGAGACAGCCCATAATTCCCAAAGGAGCCGGGTATTTTGTGTCCAGTATACCCAGGAGCATAGGACCGAGCGAGACCACAGAGTCCAGAGCGTCCACCCTGGAG TACTCAAAATGA